The following is a genomic window from Candidatus Nezhaarchaeota archaeon.
ACTGGGAGCATATTGATGGAGGCTATTAAGGAGGCTGGAGCTATTGGGACGCTCATAAACCATTCAGAGAAGAGGTTGAGGATTGATGAGGTTGATGAGGTTGTAAAGAGGTCATCAACATTGGGCCTCGAGGTCATCGTGTGCGCTAATACACCAGAAGTTGCGGCATCGCTTTCAGCCCTTAAGCCTAAGTTCATAGCCATAGAGCCGCCAGAGCTCATTGGGACTGGAAAGGCAGTCTCAAAAGCTAAGCCCGAAATCGTCACGAACACTGTGAGGCTCATTAAGAGTGTTAATCCAAACGTCGTGGTGATATGTGGGGCTGGGATAACTAGTGGGGACGATGTTGAAGTAGCGATTAAGCTCGGGACTCAAGGAGTCCTCGTGGCCTCGGGCGTTGTAAAGGCGAGAGATCAAGAATCGTCTATTAGAGATTTGGCTCAAGGCCTTCTAAGATCGTATGGTAGCTGACAAGGTTAGCTGGAAAAGGTCCAGCTGACTCAGCCTGACATGAGCTAATGAGGGTGGAAGTTCATAGCCTTGAGTCGACCAGCTCTCAGCATGCTGACCCTAGAGACGTGGTCCCGACTCTCAACTGTCAGGTGAAGAGCCACT
Proteins encoded in this region:
- the tpiA gene encoding triose-phosphate isomerase, which gives rise to MRSLVPPLIIVNFKTYIEATGQRAVELARKCERVSRELGVNIAVAVQAVDIYRVASSVSIPVLAQHVDPYPPGAYTGSILMEAIKEAGAIGTLINHSEKRLRIDEVDEVVKRSSTLGLEVIVCANTPEVAASLSALKPKFIAIEPPELIGTGKAVSKAKPEIVTNTVRLIKSVNPNVVVICGAGITSGDDVEVAIKLGTQGVLVASGVVKARDQESSIRDLAQGLLRSYGS